A window of Ferrimicrobium sp. genomic DNA:
GCCACTATCCACGTCGGCCATAACCGAACTCAGGCGCCCAACTGCGACGAGAAGATCTGGAGCTGGGAGTGTGAAAGGTATCCGAAGACAGTTCTCAAATGCCCCTGAGAGTCCAAACCGGGCTCCAACTGCCAGTCGAACCTGGTAGCTCTCCGCCCTGGCCACGACGAGCGTGCTGACCGGTTTGCCCAAGTCGATCCAGAGCGAGACGCCACCGGGCGGTACCGGGAATTGCCATCGTGGGAGGCGAGTGTGGAGGGCATCGACCAAGGTATCGCGCTGCACGCGAAGCGCCTCTCTCCTCGAATTCAGCAGATCCCGCCCTCCTCGGAGAAGCTCCACAGCAAGCAGTTGATCGACGACCGGACTCGACATGTCAACGCTGGCCCGAGTCTCTACCAGCTGCACAATCACCGCGCGATCTGCTCGCACCCACCCCACCCGCAGGCCAGCCCAATAGGACTTACTCATGGATCCAATAGAGATCACACGCCTATCGCCTCCAAAGCTTGCTAACGGAGCAACGGCCGGAGCATCCTCTAAACCCAGCTCCACAAAGCTCTCATCAACGAGCAGATAGGCACCACTCTCACCAGCTGCGCGCACCAGCGCTTCGCGTTCTACTGCTCCGAGAAGTCTCCCTGTTGGGTTGTGGAAATCAGCAATCAAATACACGAGTTTTGGCAAGACCTGGCGTATCGCGTGGGAAAGACCCGTCTGGTCGTGATCCAATCCAACGTCGATCACCCGCGATCGATACCGACGCAGCACATCCAACACCCCAGGGTACGTAGGCGTCTCGATTATGACTGGGTCAAGAGGGTCACTGAAGGTCTCGACAACCAGTGAGATCGCCTGCTGAGCACCGCTCACAATGGCAATCTGTTCCACGGAGGTCTCAAGGCCACGACGACAGTACTCATCAGCAACAGCCTCGCGTAAGGGTAACAGCCCTTGAGGGGCATAGCCATGGTGAGTGAGATGGTACGGCAGTGCCTCGAGCACACCGACCATCGCGGATGCGATGCGTGGATCACCAGGCATGGCCGCGACAGCAAGATCGAGCCAGCCGGAGTCCTGTGCTACCGCGGGTCCCCATACAGCACCCTGTCGGCTTCTCCCTACCGGCAGTTGAGTCACGCTACCTCCACCATGATGGCTCACGAGGAATCCTTCATCTCTTAGCATTGCATACGCGGAGGAGACGGTTCGTCGGCTCACATGCAACTCCACGGCTAGTGAGCGTTCGCCGGGCAGACGAACGCTATTGGGGATTCGGCCATCAAGAATGAGCGAGCGAATGCCCAACGCTAGACGGGCATAGAGTGGACCCTTGTGACCTGCCAATGGCCAATCGCCAAGGCTCTTCGCGAGCTGATAACCCGGTACTACCCTTGTTTTAGATGCCACATGATTCCAAGTGGATCCTAATTGAGTATCCATAATAACTTACAATAGTCTCATGAGTGTCGAACATCCCGAGGTTCCACTGTCCAAGTGGTTCAGACGAGTGCTTTCGGGCATAATTGCACCCGTCCCCCAAGACCGTCGCACCCGAAGATTGATCCAGCTCCTCACTGGACTCGTCCTCTATGGGGTGAGTGATTCGATGCTTGTAATCGCAAGGCTTGGTCTTGATCCCTGGGACGTCCTCAATCAGGGGCTCTCCCGGCAAACCGGTATCCCAATTGGCACTTGGGCGATCCTGGTTGGGCTGGTAGTGCTGACACTCTGGATTCCACTCCATCAAAGACCAGGTCTCGGCACCCTGGCGAACGTGGCTCTCATCGGTTCAACGATGGATTTGGTGCTTTGGCTTGCCCCTCATGCTCATGGCGATAGTCGATGGATTGTCATGCCCCTCGCGGTGGCCCTGAATGGTCTTGCGACCGGTCTCTACATCGGTGCCACACTCGGGCCGGGCCCTCGCGATGGGCTCATGCTCGCAATTGCAGCTCGAGGACACAGTATCCGAGTGACCCGGACCTCGATCGAGGGAACAGTACTTATCGTGGGATGGCTTTTAGGAGGTCAGGTGGGCTTTGGTACCCTCACCTACGCGATCGCGATTGGGCCACTCGTGCACCTACTCATCCCACTCCTGCGACTCAAATCGTCTCCCTCCTCCCAGTAACCTGATGGGCCCGCCGTAGGTCTA
This region includes:
- a CDS encoding PLP-dependent aminotransferase family protein is translated as MASKTRVVPGYQLAKSLGDWPLAGHKGPLYARLALGIRSLILDGRIPNSVRLPGERSLAVELHVSRRTVSSAYAMLRDEGFLVSHHGGGSVTQLPVGRSRQGAVWGPAVAQDSGWLDLAVAAMPGDPRIASAMVGVLEALPYHLTHHGYAPQGLLPLREAVADEYCRRGLETSVEQIAIVSGAQQAISLVVETFSDPLDPVIIETPTYPGVLDVLRRYRSRVIDVGLDHDQTGLSHAIRQVLPKLVYLIADFHNPTGRLLGAVEREALVRAAGESGAYLLVDESFVELGLEDAPAVAPLASFGGDRRVISIGSMSKSYWAGLRVGWVRADRAVIVQLVETRASVDMSSPVVDQLLAVELLRGGRDLLNSRREALRVQRDTLVDALHTRLPRWQFPVPPGGVSLWIDLGKPVSTLVVARAESYQVRLAVGARFGLSGAFENCLRIPFTLPAPDLLVAVGRLSSVMADVDSGWRFTPPVGGPLV